A single region of the Lycium barbarum isolate Lr01 chromosome 2, ASM1917538v2, whole genome shotgun sequence genome encodes:
- the LOC132627968 gene encoding uncharacterized protein LOC132627968 translates to MVSSRINREKRDKHGDWKAKGEACEIFANSVICGWISTFEFSEVEAPIGEKTGWIMQEYKITEKEQRDQTKSKESSVLCRVFSCCDENLNNEMKPEHENKVNNEDLDTWALQLSLMASVNHHTSSNDGQCSICESQANNQTEGVGSSLVDKFIDPSDDDIVAELDCILRGDYLEVNDLGDVASHLSSSENSSRMSLASDEYFDSLALLRDLDDEKKEDLNGKGSTSNYNIMMCEIANDVVVENAFLESLIKGSGAAAKEIEQIADNNISSEQSPDQAAKRLEAERTDEGPSHSCRATTSSSSSSSHEPGDIARREEKIMKKLMKILCFKLQLSLKFRIGN, encoded by the exons ATGGTTTCTAGTAGGATCAACAGAGAAAAAAGAGACAAACATGGAGACTGGAAAGCAAAAGGCGAAGCGTGTGAAATATTTGCAAATTCTGTCATCTGTGGTTGGATAAGCACTTTTGAATTTTCTGAAGTCGAAGCCCCTATTGGAGAGAAAACTGGCTGGATTATGCAGGAGTATAAAATAACCGAGAAAGAGCAGCGTGATCAGACCAAGTCTAAA GAGTCTTCTGTACTTTGTAGAGTTTTCAGCTGCTGTGATGAGAACTTAAACAATGAGATGAAGCCAGAGCACGAAAACAAGGTCAATAACGAAGATCTTGACACCTGGGCCTTACAACTTAGCTTGATGGCATCAGTTAACCATCACACTAGCAGTAACGATGGGCAATGTTCAATTTGTGAATCCCAG GCAAACAACCAGACAGAAGGGGTTGGGTCATCACTTGTTGACAAATTTATAGATCCCTCTGATGATGATATAGTAGCTGAGTTAGATTGCATTTTAAGAGGGGACTACCTGGAAGTCAACGACCTTGGCGATGTAGCATCACATTTGTCTAGTTCAGAGAATTCAAGTCGCATGAGCTTGGCATCTGATGAATATTTCGACTCTCTGGCACTTTTACGGGATTTGGATGATGAGAAGAAAGAAGATTTGAATGGAAAAGGTTCAACCAGCAATTATAACATAATGATGTGCGAAATAGCAAATGATGTGGTTGTGGAGAATGCATTTTTAG AGTCACTTATTAAAGGGAGTGGAGCTGCAGCCAAAGAAATTGAACAAATTGCTGATAATAACATATCCAGTGAGCAATCCCCAGATCAGGCTGCTAAGAGGCTGGAAGCTGAGCGTACGGACGAAGGTCCCTCGCATTCTTGTAGAGCAACGACGTCttccagcagcagcagcagccatGAACCTGGAGATATAGCAAGAAGGGAGGAGAAAATAATGAAGAAGCTAATGAAGATCCTATGTTTTAAACTTCAGTTGAGTTTAAAATTCAGAATAGGAAATTGA